Proteins from a genomic interval of Phalacrocorax aristotelis chromosome 3, bGulAri2.1, whole genome shotgun sequence:
- the UNC93A gene encoding protein unc-93 homolog A, with translation MERNLRNVLVISFGFLLLFTAYGGLQNLQSSLHAEEGLGVASLSALYAALLLSSMFLPPILIKKLGCKWTIAGSMCCYIAFSLGNFYASWYTLIPTSVILGLGGAPLWSAKCTYLTIAGNSYAEKAGKNGKDIISQYFGVFFLIFQSSGIWGNLISSLIFSQASNKVELSEENLGCCGAYDCTTDTTNTTGSAEPSSSLIYALLGSYTASGVLAVLLIVVFLDQIKSDQAETEKEILETPSFWSTFLATFQHLKDKRQCLLIPLTMYSGFEQGFLSGDYTKAYVTCALGIHYVGYVMICFSAVNSLSSLLFGKILQFTGRKLLFALAAVTNTACIIALLLWKPHPKQLAVFFAFSALWGLSDAIWQTQTNGLYGILFEKHKEAAFANYRLWESLGFVIAFGYSTKLQVYIKLYILLSVLALSMVTYGVVEYLEAKSSSGAPTATKQENVEAKDNVETLIQETHM, from the exons ATGGAAAGGAATCTTAGGAATGTTTTGGTCATTTCTTTCGGATTTTTACTTCTCTTCACTGCTTATGGAGGACTCCAGAATCTACAG AGCAGTCTCCACGCAGAAGAAGGCCTGGGTGTCGCTTCCCTAAGTGCGCTCTACGCTGCGCTCCTCTTATCGTCCATGTTCCTCCCTCCAATCCTCATCAAGAAGCTGGGCTGCAAGTGGACCATCGCAGGCTCTATGTGCTGCTACATCGCGTTCTCCTTAGGGAACTTCTACGCTAGCTG GTACACACTAATCCCTACCTCTGTGATACTGGGCTTAGGAGGAGCACCACTCTGGTCTGCCAAATGCACTTACCTCACCATCGCTGGCAATTCATATGctgagaaagcaggaaaaaacgGGAAAGACATTATCAGCCAATACTTTGGGGTCTTCTTTCTGATATTTCAGTCCTCCGGCATCTGGGGAAATCTCATCTCATCCTTGATATTTAGCCAAGCTTCCAACAaag TGGAACTCTCAGAAGAAAACCTGGGATGCTGCGGAGCGTATGACTGCACGACCGATACCACTAACACCACTGGGTCAGCAGAACCCTCCAGCTCCTTAATCTACGCTCTGCTAGGGAGCTACACTG ctAGTGGTGTGCTAGCTGTGCTGCTGATTGTTGTATTTCTGGACCAGATCAAATCTGACCAAGCAGAGACCGAGAAAGAAATACTAGAGACACCATCCTTTTGGTCTACGTTCCTAGCAACTTTCCAGCATCTTAAAGATAAAAGACAGTGTCTTCTAATCCCTCTGACAATGTACAGTGGGTTTGAACAGGGTTTTCTTTCTGGTGACTACACAAAG GCGTATGTGACCTGTGCCCTGGGGATACATTACGTTGGTTATGTGATGatctgcttttcagctgtgaattccctctcctctctgctctttgGAAAGATCTTGCAGTTC ACGGGTAGAAAACTGCTATTTGCATTAG CTGCAGTTACAAACACCGCCTGTATAATAGCACTACTGCTGTGGAAACCTCATCCTAAGCAGCTTGCTGTGTTTTTCGCATTCTCTGCTCTTTGGGGCCTATCTGATGCCATTTGGCAGACACAAACTAATG GACTCTATGGCATTTTATTTGAGAAACACAAGGAGGCTGCCTTTGCCAATTACCGTCTCTGGGAATCGTTAGGATTTGTCATTGCCTTTGGTTATAGCACCAAATTGCAAGTCTACATCAAACTGTACATTTTATTGTCTGTGCTTGCATTGTCTATGGTGACATATGGAGTGGTTGAATACCTCGAAGCTAAGAGCTCCTCTGGGGCCCCAACTGctacaaagcaggaaaatgtaGAAGCAAAGGACAATGTAGAAACTCTCATCCAGGAAACACACATGTAA
- the TTLL2 gene encoding putative tubulin polyglutamylase TTLL2 isoform X1 yields the protein MNWKQPWLARTPSSRERSPGVSFASASAGSAASATARPRSREDTGDGILLSSGGRSALRVPAGSSVSKTEMMADDYDTRDILRPLVFRLHENVPAIVREVLLERGWTEFDKKEQDDADWNLYWRNSPFRMTDHHSIKPWQRLNHYPEAVRITRKDYLARHLKRMKGAYGSALYEFSPVAYIMPNDYVKFVAEYSKERQSVGRRHSYWICKPVDLSRGRGILIFQDIKDLVYDCTVIVQRYISNPLLISGYKQDLRLYVCVTSFSPLTIYTYEEGLVRFATEKFDLGSLDNIYAHLTNTSINKYGASYDKYKEGIGCGCKWTFSKFRSYLRIFGVDDVLLWQKINNIVILTLLAVTPLPVASNCFELFGFDILIDDKLKPWLLEVNCNPALCVDCSIDDTVKRKLLHDIVELLNYKQVDTFRRNQVPGTKAGRRRVPWGTAGESATGEAPGLLTCRKAANCASASSVRPALQAAKGSICRVATLAEKSARAYPRKTLTSQLRERMNMPKIPSQVKAEAKNKQIPGAGRSPHKSAQLSHWLPTPDFCTYELTTRPYFLSDKDQRPIPRVGDFVLIFPFNEAALQASRDGTDVKSIIKEMNKLGSKQLLSKQQNAKKRGGYLTSV from the exons ATGAACTGGAAGCAGCCGTGGCTGGCACGAACTCCGAGCTCACGCGAGCGCTCCCCGGGGGTCTCCTTCGCCAGCGCCAGCGCGGGATCTGCTGCATCGGCAACTGCGCGGCCCCGGAGCCGCGAGGACACAGGCGACGGCATCCTGCTCTCCTCGGGGGGAAGGTCTGCGCTTCGGGTGCCGGCTGGCAGCAGCG ttagtaAGACGGAAATGATGGCAGATGACTACGATACAAGAGATATCTTGAGGCCTTTAGTGTTCCGTCTCCATGAGAACGTCCCTGCAATAGTCCGTGAGGTTTTACTGGAACGCGGCTGGACTGAATTTGACAAAAAGGAGCAAGATGATGCAGACTGGAACCTGTACTGGCGGAACTCACCTTTCCGTATGACAGACCACCACAGCATTAAACCATGGCAGAGGCTCAACCACTACCCAGAAGCTGTCCGTATCACCAGAAAAGACTATTTGGCAAGGCATCTGAAACGTATGAAAGGGGCGTATGGATCAGCTCTGTATGAATTCAGTCCAGTGGCATACATCATGCCCAATGACTACGTCAAATTTGTAGCAGAATATAGCAAGGAGAGACAGTCAGTAGGCAGAAGACACAGCTACTGGATTTGCAAGCCTGTGGATCTTTCCCGTGGAAGGGGCATACTCATTTTTCAAGACATAAAAGACTTAGTATACGACTGTACAGTCATTGTGCAGAGGTACATTAGCAACCCCTTGCTCATTTCGGGGTATAAACAGGATCTGCGCCTCTATGTGTGTGTCACCAGTTTTTCCCCCCTCACCATTTACACTTATGAAGAAGGACTGGTGAGGTTTGCCACTGAAAAGTTTGACCTTGGTTCTCTGGACAACATCTATGCCCACCTAACAAACACCAGCATCAACAAATATGGAGCTTCATATGACAAATACAAAGAAGGGATTGGCTGTGGCTGCAAATGGACATTCAGCAAATTTCGTTCTTACCTTCGAATCTTTGGGGTTGATGACGTGCTCCTCTGGCAGAAGATCAATAACATAGTGATTCTCACCCTGCTTGCGGTAACCCCCTTGCCAGTGGCTTCCAATTGCTTTGAGCTCTTTGGCTTTGACATCCTGATTGATGACAAACTCAAGCCATGGCTTTTAGAAGTCAACTGCAATCCAGCCTTGTGTGTAGACTGTTCCATTGATGACACCgtgaaaagaaaacttcttcACGATATTGTTGAACTGCTGAACTACAAACAGGTTGACACCTTCAGGCGAAACCAAGTGCCCGGGACGAAGGCTGGCAGAAGGCGGGTTCCCTGGGGCACAGCTGGCGAGAGTGCCACCGGGGAGGCTCCTGGCTTACTCACTTGCCGAAAAGCGGCTAACTGTGCGTCTGCTTCTTCTGTACGACCTGCCCTGCAGGCTGCAAAAGGATCAATTTGTAGAGTGGCTACCCTGGCCGAGAAATCTGCCAGGGCATATCCGAGAAAAACACTGACTTCCCAGCTGCGGGAAAGGATGAACATGCCAAAAATACCCTCCCAAGTAAAAGCTgaagctaaaaataaacaaatcccAGGAGCTGGCCGTTCTCCACACAAGTCTGCCCAACTCAGCCACTGGTTACCTACACCTGACTTCTGCACCTACGAGTTAACCACGCGCCCCTATTTCCTCTCCGACAAAGACCAGAGGCCTATCCCCCGGGTAGGAGATTTTgtccttatttttcctttcaatgaAGCTGCACTTCAggcttccagggatgggacagaCGTAAAAAGCATCATAAAGGAAATGAACAAATTAGGGAGCAAACAGTTACTGTCAAAACAGCAGAACGCAAAGAAAAGGGGAGGCTATTTAACTTCTGTGTAA
- the TTLL2 gene encoding putative tubulin polyglutamylase TTLL2 isoform X2, which produces MMADDYDTRDILRPLVFRLHENVPAIVREVLLERGWTEFDKKEQDDADWNLYWRNSPFRMTDHHSIKPWQRLNHYPEAVRITRKDYLARHLKRMKGAYGSALYEFSPVAYIMPNDYVKFVAEYSKERQSVGRRHSYWICKPVDLSRGRGILIFQDIKDLVYDCTVIVQRYISNPLLISGYKQDLRLYVCVTSFSPLTIYTYEEGLVRFATEKFDLGSLDNIYAHLTNTSINKYGASYDKYKEGIGCGCKWTFSKFRSYLRIFGVDDVLLWQKINNIVILTLLAVTPLPVASNCFELFGFDILIDDKLKPWLLEVNCNPALCVDCSIDDTVKRKLLHDIVELLNYKQVDTFRRNQVPGTKAGRRRVPWGTAGESATGEAPGLLTCRKAANCASASSVRPALQAAKGSICRVATLAEKSARAYPRKTLTSQLRERMNMPKIPSQVKAEAKNKQIPGAGRSPHKSAQLSHWLPTPDFCTYELTTRPYFLSDKDQRPIPRVGDFVLIFPFNEAALQASRDGTDVKSIIKEMNKLGSKQLLSKQQNAKKRGGYLTSV; this is translated from the coding sequence ATGATGGCAGATGACTACGATACAAGAGATATCTTGAGGCCTTTAGTGTTCCGTCTCCATGAGAACGTCCCTGCAATAGTCCGTGAGGTTTTACTGGAACGCGGCTGGACTGAATTTGACAAAAAGGAGCAAGATGATGCAGACTGGAACCTGTACTGGCGGAACTCACCTTTCCGTATGACAGACCACCACAGCATTAAACCATGGCAGAGGCTCAACCACTACCCAGAAGCTGTCCGTATCACCAGAAAAGACTATTTGGCAAGGCATCTGAAACGTATGAAAGGGGCGTATGGATCAGCTCTGTATGAATTCAGTCCAGTGGCATACATCATGCCCAATGACTACGTCAAATTTGTAGCAGAATATAGCAAGGAGAGACAGTCAGTAGGCAGAAGACACAGCTACTGGATTTGCAAGCCTGTGGATCTTTCCCGTGGAAGGGGCATACTCATTTTTCAAGACATAAAAGACTTAGTATACGACTGTACAGTCATTGTGCAGAGGTACATTAGCAACCCCTTGCTCATTTCGGGGTATAAACAGGATCTGCGCCTCTATGTGTGTGTCACCAGTTTTTCCCCCCTCACCATTTACACTTATGAAGAAGGACTGGTGAGGTTTGCCACTGAAAAGTTTGACCTTGGTTCTCTGGACAACATCTATGCCCACCTAACAAACACCAGCATCAACAAATATGGAGCTTCATATGACAAATACAAAGAAGGGATTGGCTGTGGCTGCAAATGGACATTCAGCAAATTTCGTTCTTACCTTCGAATCTTTGGGGTTGATGACGTGCTCCTCTGGCAGAAGATCAATAACATAGTGATTCTCACCCTGCTTGCGGTAACCCCCTTGCCAGTGGCTTCCAATTGCTTTGAGCTCTTTGGCTTTGACATCCTGATTGATGACAAACTCAAGCCATGGCTTTTAGAAGTCAACTGCAATCCAGCCTTGTGTGTAGACTGTTCCATTGATGACACCgtgaaaagaaaacttcttcACGATATTGTTGAACTGCTGAACTACAAACAGGTTGACACCTTCAGGCGAAACCAAGTGCCCGGGACGAAGGCTGGCAGAAGGCGGGTTCCCTGGGGCACAGCTGGCGAGAGTGCCACCGGGGAGGCTCCTGGCTTACTCACTTGCCGAAAAGCGGCTAACTGTGCGTCTGCTTCTTCTGTACGACCTGCCCTGCAGGCTGCAAAAGGATCAATTTGTAGAGTGGCTACCCTGGCCGAGAAATCTGCCAGGGCATATCCGAGAAAAACACTGACTTCCCAGCTGCGGGAAAGGATGAACATGCCAAAAATACCCTCCCAAGTAAAAGCTgaagctaaaaataaacaaatcccAGGAGCTGGCCGTTCTCCACACAAGTCTGCCCAACTCAGCCACTGGTTACCTACACCTGACTTCTGCACCTACGAGTTAACCACGCGCCCCTATTTCCTCTCCGACAAAGACCAGAGGCCTATCCCCCGGGTAGGAGATTTTgtccttatttttcctttcaatgaAGCTGCACTTCAggcttccagggatgggacagaCGTAAAAAGCATCATAAAGGAAATGAACAAATTAGGGAGCAAACAGTTACTGTCAAAACAGCAGAACGCAAAGAAAAGGGGAGGCTATTTAACTTCTGTGTAA